The sequence GGCCAGGCTGCACGGCATCGATGTCGAGGCCAAGAAGAAAGCATCGGCTGCGGACCCGTTCGGTCGTGGACCGGACAAATCCTACGCCGAGCCCAATTCAGGCGGCGACGAAGCGGCGATGTGCGATTTCGAGATGGACCGCAAATACGTCTAGGCGGGGACATCATAATCGGCGAGACGGAGGTTCGCGCCGCGCTCGATGGCATCAAGGACCCGTGCTTTTGCGTCGCGGGCGTGCCCGCCGGGCTGTCGGAGATGGGTCTGGTCCCGTTGGCGCGAGTCGAAGGCAACGCGCTCGAGATCGACGTGATCGCGACCGAGCCGACCTGCCCCGTCGCGATGATGCTCGTGAAGCAGGCGAGGACGGTCGTCGGCGCCTTGCCGGGCGCGACGTCGATCACGATCAACTTCGACCCCAGCCGACTGGACCGAGTAGGACGCTGACCCCTCCTATCGCGCGCGGCTTAATGCGTTTCGCCGTAGACGAGGGATTGATCCAGATGTCCTGGCCGGTCCACCCGCGCACCGAACCACGACGGGAGCAGCGCCATGAAGATCCTCATCGTGCAGGAGCGCGCCCAGCCCTTCCGATCGGACCGCAGCCGCGAGTTCGCGGGCCGTTTATCGTTCGTAGTCCGTGACGAGGCTAGCGAAGCCGTCGCTCATAAGGAGCAGTTCGTCGCCGACGGAGATCGGATGATGCGCGAAGCGTGTGGCCGCAGACGATGCCTTCGCGTCAGAACTGAGGGCGACGTGGCCGTTCCGGGCGCGGTGGGCGCGGCGGTCGTCGAGGACGGCTTGGGGGAGTTCAGCCGCAGCGCCGATGCCGGGGCCGAGCGCGCGTGCATCCGCGGCTTCGGCGCTAGTGTCCGGCTCACCGGTGCACCACCGGACGTCTTGGCCGGAGATGTGTAGAATCGGGCTGTCCGCGGCCCATGCCACCGACAAGCCGTGGCTTGTGAGCTGCGCCACTCCGAAGGCCGCCTTGGGGACTTCCCAAGGGGCGGCGACCTCCCGCGTCTTCTGTCGCTCGAACCGATCCTCGATGTGGGTGAAGACGGCGTGACAAGTCGCCTCGACGTCGTCGGCCTGCGTGGCGGCGAAGGCATTGCTGGCCGTGGAGGCCAACCAGGACGCGCCGCCCTGCTGCCCCAGCAAGCCCGGCGGGC is a genomic window of Pontivivens ytuae containing:
- a CDS encoding iron-sulfur cluster assembly protein encodes the protein MPAGLSEMGLVPLARVEGNALEIDVIATEPTCPVAMMLVKQARTVVGALPGATSITINFDPSRLDRVGR
- a CDS encoding protein phosphatase 2C domain-containing protein, with amino-acid sequence MHFETLQTISVNGCAQKPNDDRCGATARLAWVIDGATDMGPPGLLGQQGGASWLASTASNAFAATQADDVEATCHAVFTHIEDRFERQKTREVAAPWEVPKAAFGVAQLTSHGLSVAWAADSPILHISGQDVRWCTGEPDTSAEAADARALGPGIGAAAELPQAVLDDRRAHRARNGHVALSSDAKASSAATRFAHHPISVGDELLLMSDGFASLVTDYER